One genomic segment of Camarhynchus parvulus unplaced genomic scaffold, STF_HiC, whole genome shotgun sequence includes these proteins:
- the VWCE gene encoding LOW QUALITY PROTEIN: von Willebrand factor C and EGF domain-containing protein (The sequence of the model RefSeq protein was modified relative to this genomic sequence to represent the inferred CDS: deleted 2 bases in 1 codon): protein MLVELLFQAACVSLFLSSGQGRVYPARKKPASFAVERRRVGPHVCFPGSGSGCCPGWMLSPGSGKCTLPLCSFGCGGGSCIAPNLCMCPDGEQGITCPEPPGTCGEYGCDLSCNHGGCQEVARVCPVGFSMAETANGVRCTDIDECQSAACEGTCVNTEGGFACECGAGRELSADRRSCRDTDECQATPCQHRCENSVGSYRCSCRPGYHLHGNRHSCVDVDECRRPGTRRSCQHSCHNIPGSFRCSCHPGYRLSTDRVSCEGIHVLLLAGGVEWDAPISLPAPSDVSAFLISFLGYPKSILAPSPILQSLQHPPTLVLLPPGSHLLPRGSPSPHFPVAAPGTQFPPSSPSLSPEPSPRAMEAPGISIPPSHDCWHRGISQEPGSRWTEPGCQSCTCQGGQVLCDTVSCSVPCSHPLPAPAGGCCPTCTGCLHEGVTRAEGDVFSPSDGNCTVCVCLAGNVSCLSPECPPGSCPSPSPADCCSCNPEKCNFRGRTYAHGARFSLDGDDCTTCVCQGGEVECSFTPCPVLDCPQHQRQLGPGQCCSTCRDPPAPAGCFLDDNGVEFPVGQIWSPGDPCELCICQADGSVSCQRTDCVETCPYPIRIPGQCCPDCSAGCTYMGRIFSNNETFPSALDPCLSCICLLGSVACSPLECAIVCSYPFHPEGRCCPVCEDCNYQGRKVENGQSFIPEGQPCTRCTCQLGEVSCEERPCPRSCSEPHTLPMGCCPSCPVTDIRLLLQGSDLSPSSSQSSSQSPSSSQSSSQSPSLTILFPSSSQSPVPEDSPPGTPQHHRYRLAQLLLPTTPPLGPSPGIWGAGMPPPTTPIPSGYPLAPTAPPDPLCEATAPPDATGSPEVQGSPRNEDPSAVPLDSPRFQVPGVPGTP from the exons ATGTTGGTGGAGCTGCTCTTCCAGGCTGCCTGTGTGTCCCTGTTCCTCTCCAGCGGCCAGGGCAGGGTGTATCCCGCGAGGAAGAAGCCGGCCAGCTTTGCCGTGGAGAG GCGCCGCGTGGGGCCCCACGTCTGCTTCCCAGGCTCCGGCAGCGGATGTTGTCCTGGCTGGATGCTGTCTCCGGGCAGCGGGAAGTGCACCCTGC cGCTCTGCTCCTTCGGCTGCGGTGGTGGTTCCTGCATCGCTCCCAACCTCTGCATGTGCCcggatggagagcagggaatcACCTGCCCAG AACCGCCAGGGACTTGCGGAGAGTACGGCTGTGACCTGTCCTGTAACCATGGCGGCTGCCAGGAGGTCGCCCGCGTGTGTCCCGTTGGCTTCTCCATGGCCGAGACGGCCAACGGCGTCCGCTGCACCG ATATCGATGAGTGCCAGAGCGCGGCCTGTGAGGGGACGTGCGTGAACACGGAGGGAGGCTTTGCCTGCGAGTGCGGAGCTGGCCGGGAGCTCTCTGCTGACCGCCGCAGCTGCCGGG ACACGGATGAATGCCAGGCCACGCCGTGCCAGCACCGCTGCGAGAACAGCGTGGGCAGCTACCGCTGCTCCTGCCGGCCCGGATACCACCTCCATGGGAATCGGCATTCCTGCGTGG ATGTGGACGAGTGCCGACGGCCTGGCACACGCcgctcctgccagcacagctgccacaACATTCCCGGCAGCTTCCGCTGCTCCTGCCACCCCGGATACCGGCTCAGCACAGACAGGGTGTCCTGCGAAGGTATCCATGTCCTTCTCCTGGCTGGAGGAGTAGAGTGGGATGCTCCcatctccctgccagccccaagtGATGTCTCTGCCTTCCTGATTTCCTTCCTAGGGTATCCCAAATCTATCCTGGCCCCGTCGCCCATCCTGCAATCCCTGCAGCATCCACCCACCCTtgtcctgctccctcctggctcccACCTGCTCCCAAGGggctccccctctccccactTCCCTGTAGCAGCTCCTGGTACCcaattccctccctcctccccatccttgtccccTGAGCCATCCCCACGTGCCATGGAAGCCCCTGGCATCTCCATCCCACCATCTCATGATTGTTGGCACCGGGGAATCTCTCAGGAGCCCGGCAGTCGctggacagagccaggctgccagagctgcacctgCCAG GGGGGACAAGTCCTCTGTGACACCGTGAGCTGCTCcgttccctgctcccacccgCTTCCCGCTCCGGCTGGGGGTTGCTGCCCCACCTGCACAG GGTGCCTGCACGAGGGGGTGACCAGGGCCGAGGGCGATGTCTTCTCCCCATCCGATGGGAATTGCACCGTCTGCGTCTGCTTG GCCGGGAATGTCTCCTGCCTGTCCCCGGAATGTCCCCCAggatcctgccccagcccctctccgGCTGACTGCTGCTCCTGCAATCCAG aaAAGTGCAATTTCCGGGGACGCACATACGCACACGGAGCCCGGTTCAGCCTGGATGGGGACGACTGCACCACCTGTGTCTGCCAG ggaggAGAGGTGGAATGTTCCTTCACTCCCTGCCCCGTGCTGGATTGTCCCCAGCACCAGCGGCAGCTGGGTCCCGGGCAGTGCTGCTCCACCTGCCGGgaccctccagcccctgccg GTTGCTTCCTGGATGACAACGGCGTGGAGTTTCCCGTTGGACAGATCTGGTCTCCGGGCGATCCCTGTGAGTTATGCATCTGCCAG GCAGACGGCTCCGTGAGCTGCCAGCGCACGGATTGTGTGGAGACGTGTCCTTATCCCATCCGCATTCCCGGGCAGTGCTGCCCCGACTGCTCCGCAG GCTGCACCTACATGGGGAGGATCTTTTCCAACAACGAGACCTTCCCGTCGGCGCTGGATCCCTGCCTGAGCTGCATCTGCCTG CTGGGCTCGGTGGCCTGCTCGCCTCTGGAATGTGCCATCGTGTGCTCCTACCCCTTCCACCCCGAGGGTCGGTGCTGCCCCGTCTGTGAGG ACTGCAACTACCAGGGCAGGAAGGTGGAGAACGGCCAGAGCTTCATTCCCGAGGGACAGCCCTGTACCCGCTGCACCTGCCAG CTTGGAGAGgtgagctgtgaggagaggcCGTGCCCCcgctcctgctctgagccccacACACTGCCCATGGGCTGCTGCCCATCCTGCCCAG TCACAGACATccggctcctgctgcagggcagtgacctgtccccatcctcatcccagtCCTCATCCCagtccccatcctcatcccagtCCTCATCCCAGTCCCCATCCTTAACC ATCCTCttcccatcctcatcccagtCCCCAGTCCCTGAAGATTCACCCCCTGGCACCCCTCAACACCACCGCTACcgcctggcccagctcctgcttcccaccACACCCCCCCTTGGCCCCtctccagggatttggggtgctgggatgcCCCCTCCGACCACTCCAATTCCTTCTGGGTACCCCTtggcacccacagcaccccctgACCCCCTCTGTGAGGCCACAGCTCCCCCTGATGCCACAGGCAGCCCTGAGGTTCAGGGATCCCCCAGGAATGAGGATCCCTCTGCGGTGCCATTGGACAGCCCCAGGTTCCAGGTGCCAGGTGTGCCTGGAACACcgtga
- the LOC115916698 gene encoding pepsin A-like, protein MKLLLLLALVGLAQGLETRVPLRKMKSLRQRLREQGLLESYLEQHPYNLAAKYFPGIAMEPLENYMDDEYFGTISIGTPPQEFTVVFDTGSSNLWVPSVFCSSPACRNHNRFNPAESSTFLSTNDTLFIAYGTGSMTGVLGYDTVDVAGINVRNQIFGLAETEPGDFFYYTPFDGILGLAFPSIASSGATPVFDNMMVENLVDKNLFSVYLSRDDEGGSFVLFGAIDPYYTTRGISWIPLSAETYWQISMESVSVSGTPVACSSGCQAIVDTGTTLLAVPIRAFRTLMRRLGASSSGEISCEAIRNLPSLIFHINGKEFPVPPRAYVLRSNGYCTLALQGMDAPTEEGELWILGDVFIREYYVIFDRANNKVGLSRLP, encoded by the exons atgaagctgctcctgctccttgcccTGGTGGGCCTGGCCCAGGGCCTCGAGACCAG GGTGCCCCTGAGGAAGATGAAGTCGCTGCGGCAGAGGCTGCGGGAGCAGGGATTGCTGGAGAGTTACCTGGAGCAGCATCCCTACAACCTGGCTGCCAAGTATTTCCCGGGCATCGCCATGGAGCCCCTGGAGAACTACATGGAt GATGAGTACTTTGGCACTATCTCCATTGGGACCCCACCTCAGGAATTCACCGTGGTCTTCGACACCGGCTCCTCCAACCTCTGGGTTCCCTCAGTcttctgctccagcccagcctgca GGAACCACAACCGCTTCAATCCCGCGGAATCCTCCACGTTCCTCAGCACCAATGACACCCTGTTCATCGCCTATGGCACAGGAAGCATGACCGGAGTCCTGGGATATGACACCGTCGAT GTTGCTGGCATCAACGTCCGCAACCAGATTTTTGGGCTGGCTGAGACAGAGCCAGGGGATTTCTTCTACTACACCCCCTTTGATGGCATCCTGGGATTGGCATTCCCAAGCATTGCCTCCTCCGGAGCCACCCCTGTCTTCGACAACATGATGGTGGAAAACCTTGTGGATAAGAATCTTTTCTCTGTCTACCTGAGCAG GGACGACGAAGGTGGGAGCTTTGTCCTCTTCGGTGCCATTGATCCCTACTACACCACCAGAGGCATCTCCTGGATCCCTCTCTCTGCTGAAACCTACTGGCAGATCTCCATGGAGAG TGTCTCCGTCAGCGGGACTCCAGTGGCCTGTTCCTCAGGATGCCAGGCCATTGTGGATACAGGAACCACTCTGTTGGCTGTTCCTATCCGGGCCTTCCGGACCCTCATGAGGCGCCTTGGTGCCAGCTCCAGTGGTGAG ATCAGCTGTGAGGCCATCAGAAACCTTCCCAGCCTCATCTTCCATATCAATGGCAAGGAATTCCCAGTGCCGCCCAGAGCCTACGTGTTAAGG AGTAACGGGTACTGCACCCTGGCATTGCAAGGCATGGATGCGCCCACGGAGGAGGGCGAGCTCTGGATCCTGGGGGACGTCTTTATCCGGGAGTATTACGTCATCTTCGACAGGGCCAACAACAAGGTGGGGCTGTCCcggctgccctga
- the DDB1 gene encoding DNA damage-binding protein 1 → MSYNYVVTAQKPTAVNGCVTGHFTSAEDLNLLIAKNTRLEIYVVTAEGLRPVKEVGMYGKTAVMELFRPKGESKDLLFILTAKYNACILEYKQNGDSIDIITRAHGNVQDRIGRPSETGIIGIIDPECRMIGLRLYDGLFKVIPLDRDNKELKAFNIRLEELQVIDVKFLYGCQAPTICFVYQDPQGRHVKTYEVSLREKEFNKGPWKQENVEAEASMVIAVPEPFGGAIIIGQESITYHNGDKYLAIAPPIIKQSTIVCHNRVDPNGSRYLLGDMEGRLFMLLLEKEEQMDGTVTLKDLRVELLGETSIAECLTYLDNGVVFVGSRLGDSQLVKLNVDSNEQGSYVVAMETFTNLGPIVDMCVVDLERQGQGQLVTCSGAFKEGSLRIIRNGIGIHEHASIDLPGIKGLWPLRSDPHRETDNTLVLSFVGQTRVLMLNGEEVEETELTGFVDDQQTFFCGNVAHQQLIQITSASVRLVSQEPKSLVSEWKEPNGKNISVASCNSNQVVVAVGRALYYLEIRPQELRQISCTEMEHEVACLDITPLGDSNGMSPLCAIGLWTDISARILKLPSFELLHKEMLGGEIIPRSILMTTFESSHYLLCALGDGALFYFGLSLETGLLSDRKKVTLGTQPTVLRTFRSLSTTNVFACSDRPTVIYSSNHKLVFSNVNLKEVNYMCPLNSDGYPDSLALANNSTLTIGTIDEIQKLHIRTVPLYESPRKICYQEVSQCFGVLSSRIEVQDASGGTTALRPSASTQALSSSVSTSKLFSSSTAPHETSFGEEVEVHNLLIIDQHTFEVLHAHQFLQNEYALSLVSCKLGKDPNTYFIVGTAMVYPEEAEPKQGRIVVFHYSDGKLQSLAEKEVKGAVYSMVEFNGKLLASINSTVRLYEWTAEKELRTECNHYNNIMALYLKTKGDFILVGDLMRSVLLLAYKPMEGNFEEIARDFNPNWMSAVEILDDDNFLGAENAFNLFVCQKDSAATTDEERQHLQEVGLSHLGEFVNVFCHGSLVMQNLGETSTPTQGSVLFGTVNGMIGLVTSLSESWYNLLLDMQNRLNKVIKSVGKIEHSFWRSFHTERKTEPATGFIDGDLIESFLDISRPKMQEVVANLQIDDGSGMKREATVDDLIKIVEELTRIH, encoded by the exons GATCGCATCGGGCGGCCCTCTGAGACCGGGATCATCGGGATCATCGATCCCGAGTGCCGGATGATCGGGCTGCGCCTCTACGATGGCCTCTTCAAGGTCATCCCCCTGGATCGGGACAACAAGGAGTTAAAGGCCTTCAACATCCGCCTGGAAGAGCTCCAGGTCATCGATGTGAAATTCCTTTATGGCTGCCAAGCTCCCACCATCTGCTTCGTCTACCAG gacccccagggccGCCACGTGAAGACATACGAGGTGTCCCTGCGGGAGAAGGAATTCAACAAAGGCCCTTGGAAGCAGGAAAATGTGGAGGCCGAAGCCTCCATGGTCATTGCAG TGCCGGAGCCCTTCGGAGGCGCCATTATCATCGGGCAAGAATCCATCACCTACCACAATGGGGATAAATATCTGGCTATTGCTCCTCCCATCATCAAG CAAAGCACCATCGTGTGCCACAACCGCGTGGATCCCAACGGATCGCGGTATTTGCTGGGAGACATGGAAGGGAGGCTCTTCATGCTActcctggagaaggaggagcagaTGGACGGCACTGTCACCTTGAAGGATCTGcgtgtggagctgctgggagag ACATCCATTGCAGAGTGCCTGACCTACCTGGATAACGGAGTGGTTTTTGTTGGCTCCAGGCTTGGAGATTCCCAGCTCGTGAAG CTTAATGTGGACAGCAACGAGCAGGGATCCTACGTGGTGGCCATGGAGACCTTCACCAATCTCGGGCCCATCGTGGACATGTGCGTGGTGGACCTGGAGAGGCAAGGCCAAGGCCAG ctgGTCACCTGCTCCGGGGCCTTCAAAGAGGGATCGCTGCGGATCATCCGGAACGGCATCGGGATCCACGAGCACGCCAGCATCGACCTGCCAGGAATTAAAG GATTGTGGCCGCTGAGGTCAGATCCACACCGGGAGACAGACAACACCTTGGTGCTGTCATTTGTTGGCCAGACCAG ggTTCTGATGTTGAACGGAGAGGAAGTGGAAGAGACGGAGCTCACAGGATTTGTGGATGACCAGCAGACCTTCTTCTGTGGCAACGTGGCGCATCAGCAGCTGATCCAG ATCACGTCTGCCTCGGTGCGACTGGTCAGCCAGGAGCCCAAATCCCTGGTTAGTGAGTGGAAAGAGCCCAATGGGAAGAACATCAGCGTCGCTTCCTGCAACAGCAACCAGGTGGTGGTGGCTGTGGGAAGAGCCTTGTACTACCTGGAAATCCGGCCCCAGGAGCTGCGGCAGATCAG ctgcacagagatGGAGCACGAGGTGGCCTGCCTGGACATCACCCCCCTGGGAGACTCCAACGGGATGTCCCCGCTCTGCGCCATCGGGCTCTGGACCGACATCTCTGCCCGCATCCTGAAGCTCCCATCCTTCGAGCTGCTGCACAAGGAGATGCTGGGAGGAG AGATTATCCCTCGCTCCATCCTGATGACGACCTTCGAGAGCAGCCACTACctcctgtgtgccctgggggaCGGAGCTCTCTTCTACTTCGGCCTCAGCCTTGAGACAG GCTTGCTGAGTGACAGGAAGAAGGTGACCCTGGGCACACAGCCCACGGTGCTGAGGACATTCCGCTCCTTGTCCACCACCAACGTGTTCGCCTGCTCCGACCGCCCCACCGTCATCTACAGCAGCAACCACAAGCTGGTCTTCTCCAACGTCAACCTCAAGGAGGTCAACTACATGTGCCCCCTCAATTCCGACGGATATCCCGACAG tTTGGCCCTGGCCAACAACAGCACCCTGACCATTGGCACCATCGATGAGATCCAGAAGCTGCACATCCGCACTGTTCCCCTCTATGAGTCACCCAG GAAAATCTGCTACCAGGAGGTATCCCAGTGCTTCGGAGTGCTCTCCAGCCGGATCGAGGTGCAGGATGCCAGTGGGGGCACCACAGCGCTCAGACCCAGTGCCAGCACCCAG GCCTTGTCCAGCAGTGTGAGCACCAGcaagctgttttccagcagcacagctccacatGAAACATCCTTTGGAGAGGAGGTGGAAGTGCACAACCTGCTCATCATAGACCAGCACACCTTTGAAG tgctcCATGCTCACCAATTCCTGCAAAATGAGTATGCCCTCAGCCTGGTCTCCTGCAAGCTGGGAAAGGATCCCAACACCTACTTCATTGTGGGCACTGCCATGGTGTATCCCGAGGAAGCGGAGCCCAAGCAGGGCCGGATCGTCGTCTTCCACTACTCAGATG ggaagctgcagagcctggctgagaAGGAGGTCAAGGGAGCTGTGTATTCCATGGTGGAATTCAACGGGAAGCTGTTAGCCAGCATCAACAGCACG GTCCGCCTGTACGAGTGGACAGCGGAGAAGGAATTGCGCACGGAGTGCAACCACTACAACAATATCATGGCCCTGTACCTGAAAACCAAGGGGGATTTCATCCTGGTGGGAGACCTCATGCGCTCCGTGCTGCTCCTGGCCTACAAACCCATGGAAGGGAATTTCGAGGAG ATTGCCCGGGATTTCAATCCAAACTGGATGAGTGCCGTGGAGATCCTGGATGATGATAATTTCTTGGGAGCGGAGAATGCTTTCAATCTGTTCGTGTGCCAGAAGGACAG CGCGGCCACGACGGATGAGGAGcggcagcacctgcaggaagTGGGATTATCCCACCTGGGAGAGTTCGTCAATGTCTTCTGCCACGGATCCCTGGTCATGCAGAACTTGGGAGAGACTTCCACGCCCACCCAGGGATCCGTGCTCTTCGGCACTGTCAATGGAATGATTG GCCTGGTGACATCCTTGTCAGAAAGCTGGTACAACCTGCTCCTGGACATGCAGAACAGGCTCAACAAAGTCATCAAGAGCGTGGGGAAGATTGAGCATTCCTT ctggagatCGTTCCACACTGAACGGAAGACGGAACCAGCCACAGGATTCATCGATGGAGACTTGATTGAGAGTTTCCTGGACATCAGCAGGCCCAAGATGCAGGAAGTGGTGGCAAACCTGCAG ATCGATGATGGAAGCGGGATGAAGAGGGAAGCCACCGTAGATGACCTGATCAAGATCGTAGAGGAGCTGACCCGGATCCATTAG